The stretch of DNA CCCCTACAGAGTTTGAAATCTTATATTGCCTTATGCAGCATGTAAATCAGGCGGTCAGCTACTCCACCTTGCTTGATGAAGTTTGGGGATATGACGCTGATGAAGATGTAAGAATGGTAAGAGTTCACGTCGGCTGCCTAAGACAAAAAATAGAACCAAACCCTAAATCACCCTCTTACGTTAAAACAGTTACTAATGTGGGCTACAAACTCACGCCGTTTTTTGAGTAGTTATGAAAAGATTAAAAATAGCCGAACAAGTCTTAATAGTACAAGTTTTTGCACTTATTGTGCCTCTTGTTGTGGCGGCGTTAATCATTATAAACACAAACCAGATAGCAGTGAAAAAAGAACTTGTATACAGCGCCGAAATTGTGGGTAACGGCATAGTTAACAAGCTTAATACTCTTGAAGATTTTGAAAGCCATTCCATGTTTTATACTTTTCAGGCGCTTTCAAGAATGAAAGGCAAAGAGAGAGAGAATTTTTTATCATTAATAGAGCACAGTGATACAGGTATAGAAAAAATAGAACTTAAAAAAGAAAACCAGTCTGCGGAATTCACAAACAAATATATCCCTGATAAAAAACAAGTTTTATTCTCAAGAAAAATCGATAATGATTACTACGTAACCAAACTTGTCAACATTAATTACCTGAAAAAAAAGTTATTTGAAAACTTTGATGCGGAAGACAGGCTTGTATTTATAGTTGATAAAAACAAACAGCTTGTAATGAGCGTAAATTATGACAAGGCAAAATTTGATACGCTTATGCCCCTAATCCCGAAAGAAACTTATCCGCTTGTTCCCACAACATTTTATAAAGACAAAAACCAGCCGAACGTCGCTATATATTATCCGAATTTAGACTGGTATATTGTCATATCAACTCCAAAGCAGCTAATCAATTACGGAATTATAAGCGCAAGACACAAAATTATACTTTCCATATTCATAGCGGCGCTTGCCGTGTTTTTACTGTTTTCTGCCTATACCTACTCTCTTTATATAAATATCCGCCAGCTTTTTAAAGGTATAAATGCTATAGGACACGGAAATTACATGAGAAAAATCCGTATTATAAAAAATATATTCACTC from Candidatus Gastranaerophilales bacterium encodes:
- a CDS encoding ATP-binding protein; protein product: MKRLKIAEQVLIVQVFALIVPLVVAALIIINTNQIAVKKELVYSAEIVGNGIVNKLNTLEDFESHSMFYTFQALSRMKGKERENFLSLIEHSDTGIEKIELKKENQSAEFTNKYIPDKKQVLFSRKIDNDYYVTKLVNINYLKKKLFENFDAEDRLVFIVDKNKQLVMSVNYDKAKFDTLMPLIPKETYPLVPTTFYKDKNQPNVAIYYPNLDWYIVISTPKQLINYGIISARHKIILSIFIAALAVFLLFSAYTYSLYINIRQLFKGINAIGHGNYMRKIRIIKNIFTPSETLFLANEINKMVERINLSHKKLQASNEKLKKMDEYKSNLIDTVSHEFRTPLTSIKGYTSRLLRHNVNLDEETKKQSLKVIKSQAERLSRMVNDLLVIPDIESSSLRLDLKAINIKEIIELSILSTSKSENSTFELNISETLPSVLADEDKLIQIFVNLFENAIKYSVEDTPITICAVENENFIKVSVKNLCKKISQETANKLFEKFVRIDTDLTRTTRGTGLGLFIVKGLIEAMNGQITLKTDDYFEIVFTIPVYKELEDTEIEEY